In a genomic window of Magnolia sinica isolate HGM2019 chromosome 14, MsV1, whole genome shotgun sequence:
- the LOC131225396 gene encoding uncharacterized protein LOC131225396: MGTEILHPQDILNERLRSVHTISPRQRQSPFTNPRSWRKPAAKPETKKRPSKQDRIPNPDANPGKNLVMGQVTILKRGQSLDLKRSHEFNRRNDLKKSVSLTESDLIVCGTERLGPDPELVPKQIAVLSPSLFRSNGVYAGSAFSQSPPPSSLPLPKFSKRKEGAATAIDDSATKDLRRLLRLE, translated from the coding sequence ATGGGAACTGAGATCCTCCACCCTCAAGACATCCTCAACGAACGGCTCAGATCCGTCCACACAATCTCTCCCCGCCAGCGGCAGTCACCCTTCACAAACCCTAGATCTTGGCGGAAACCTGCTGCAAAGCCAGAAACCAAGAAACGGCCGTCCAAACAGGACAGGATCCCGAATCCAGACGCAAATCCTGGAAAGAACCTCGTCATGGGGCAAGTGACGATCCTGAAGCGCGGGCAGTCTTTGGATTTAAAAAGAAGCCATGAATTCAACAGGAGGAATGATCTGAAGAAGtcggtttctctgaccgagtcGGATCTGATCGTCTGTGGGACGGAACGTCTGGGGCCCGATCCAGAGCTGGTCCCTAAGCAGATCGCCGTCCTGTCGCCTTCCCTCTTCCGATCTAATGGAGTGTACGCCGGATCGGCCTTCTCACAGTCCCCGCCCCCGAGCTCGCTGCCACTGCCTAAATTCTCCAAGAGGAAAGAAGGCGCGGCGACAGCCATCGATGACTCGGCCACGAAAGATCTGAGGCGTTTGCTTCGTCTTGAATAA